The following are encoded in a window of Chloroflexota bacterium genomic DNA:
- a CDS encoding GxxExxY protein: MPLDPRIPHADLTYRIIGAAMRVHSRLGPGLREAHYHRALTAELLADGLTVEEEHQIDVYDGDNWLGRMFIDQWVEGKIVVEVKALQHLLTDEEVAQVIGYLIASNAPVGMLINFGRRRLEYRRILPPRKTDDWKHKVERFLWKPRE; encoded by the coding sequence ATGCCCCTGGATCCTCGAATTCCACATGCTGATCTGACGTACCGCATCATCGGCGCGGCCATGCGTGTTCATAGCCGGCTCGGTCCGGGATTGCGCGAGGCGCACTATCATCGCGCCCTGACCGCCGAACTGCTCGCAGATGGGTTGACGGTCGAGGAAGAGCATCAGATCGATGTGTACGATGGCGATAACTGGCTTGGCCGTATGTTCATCGATCAGTGGGTCGAGGGCAAGATCGTCGTCGAGGTCAAGGCCTTGCAGCATCTGCTCACCGACGAGGAAGTGGCACAGGTTATCGGCTACTTGATTGCCAGCAATGCACCGGTTGGCATGCTGATCAACTTCGGGCGGCGACGGCTCGAATATCGGCGCATTCTACCGCCACGCAAAACAGATGATTGGAAGCACAAGGTCGAACGCTTTCTCTGGAAGCCACGCGAATGA
- the cbiQ gene encoding cobalt ECF transporter T component CbiQ: MHAHFLDPYRPRISPIHALDPRIKFVLAVACILTAALMPLGAWAAYLLLFAVVLSVIILSELGVRYVLGRSALAFPFVLAALPLVLTAGPPLLAELPLGPWTLQVSQDGVVRFASIAVKSWISVQAAIVLSASTSFPDLLVAMRAVRVPRLLVAIFGLMWRYLFVLADEVLRLIRARAARSGESGEPGRRVGGSLAWRARVTGGMAGNLFLRALERGDRIYLAMAARGYDGEVRHFPLPPLAGRHWFTLAGGMALLAVLLVVSLLNG; encoded by the coding sequence ATGCACGCTCACTTCCTTGACCCCTACCGCCCGCGCATCAGCCCGATTCATGCGCTCGATCCGCGCATCAAGTTTGTGCTGGCGGTGGCGTGCATCCTGACTGCCGCGTTGATGCCGCTCGGTGCGTGGGCGGCGTATCTGCTGCTGTTCGCCGTCGTGCTCTCGGTCATCATCCTTTCGGAACTCGGCGTGCGCTATGTGCTCGGGCGCTCGGCGCTGGCGTTTCCGTTCGTGCTGGCTGCGCTGCCGCTGGTGCTCACGGCCGGGCCGCCACTGCTGGCGGAACTGCCGCTGGGACCGTGGACGCTTCAGGTGTCGCAGGACGGCGTGGTGCGCTTCGCCAGTATCGCGGTCAAGTCGTGGATCTCGGTGCAGGCGGCCATCGTCCTGTCGGCCAGCACGTCGTTTCCCGATCTACTGGTTGCCATGCGCGCCGTGCGCGTGCCGCGCCTGCTGGTGGCGATCTTTGGCCTGATGTGGCGCTACCTGTTCGTGCTGGCCGATGAAGTCCTGCGGCTGATTCGCGCGCGGGCGGCGCGCAGCGGCGAGAGCGGGGAACCGGGCCGCCGCGTGGGCGGCAGCCTGGCGTGGCGCGCGCGGGTGACGGGCGGCATGGCCGGCAACCTATTCCTGCGGGCGCTCGAGCGCGGCGACCGCATCTACCTGGCGATGGCAGCGCGCGGCTACGATGGCGAGGTGCGGCACTTCCCGCTGCCGCCACTGGCCGGCCGTCATTGGTTCACGCTGGCGGGGGGAATGGCTCTGCTGGCGGTTTTGTTGGTCGTGTCGCTGCTCAACGGATAG